GCCGGTCGAGAACCCAGCGCTCCTTGCGGTCGACCATATCCAGCCCCCTGCTACGGCGACCTACAACACGAACCCGCCGACGTCTGGGAACCACTACAACGCGCAGGGACTTGGACCGATCACAACCGGCATTCATCGCGCGGTCGTCCAATACGAGGGGTCTGTGCACAACCTCGAGCACGGCCACGTCGTCATCTACTACAAGGAGTCGGTTGGACCGGCGATCGCCGCCATACTCGCGGAAGTGGTTCGCAGCGACCCGAACTGGATCATGCTCGCACCCGCCCACTCGGACATGCCTTCTCAGGTCGCGTTCACCGCGTGGGGCCACATCCAGGAGTGCAACACACCGAACGAGCAGGGGCTGAAGGCCGCGGCCGAGGACTTCGTGGAGCGTTTCCGCGACAACGCGCCGGAATCCGCGCAGGGAACCCCTGAGCCCGGCACCGACTCGGCCGTGCCGCCGACGACCGCAACC
Above is a window of Actinomycetota bacterium DNA encoding:
- a CDS encoding DUF3105 domain-containing protein, with amino-acid sequence MADKRATKRERRDDAKRRRLEELRRRQRQARLRKLAMAGVAGLVIAGIVALALLLGGDENSEASNRLAAAAGCEPVENPALLAVDHIQPPATATYNTNPPTSGNHYNAQGLGPITTGIHRAVVQYEGSVHNLEHGHVVIYYKESVGPAIAAILAEVVRSDPNWIMLAPAHSDMPSQVAFTAWGHIQECNTPNEQGLKAAAEDFVERFRDNAPESAQGTPEPGTDSAVPPTTATPTGSASPSPSPTST